Below is a genomic region from Papio anubis isolate 15944 chromosome 14, Panubis1.0, whole genome shotgun sequence.
CTCTACTGGTCTAGACTTATTTGATGTTAATTTATAGAAGATAAACTTCAGTGAGTGCCATTATCTATAATATATGTTCTATAGAATCAGGAAATTTTAGTATAGAAAGAGTTTTCCCTATCAATTTTAATAGTGTTTGCAGATTATATTTTCCTCAAACCTCAGGGGAACTGTGAtgctgtatattttttatttagatttaattCAGGTGTTTGGGAACTTTGgatttcaatttgatttttttaaatataatttttatacaaaacATTCAAATATTATATACTAAATTTAAAAGCAGAGAAGAGCACTAGTTAGTGCCATTAGATGAACTCATTGATTGTTTAAGTTGTGGCTCTCCCATATTTTTGTTTGCTCTATCTGTGTTGGATCATGTATAATTTTGGAAGCAGGTAGACTGTTCCATATTTGTGAGCCTGATTTTCCCGatactgtgctatcaaacatcGTAAGTCAAATTATATGATGAGGCTGCTATTGGCTTGTGTTTAATAGAATAACTTCATTAGTTTCATTTACTGACTTcacaattaaattttataaacgTATGAAATTGTTAGAACACTAATGAATCCACTTTATAGGTATTTTGATTTTTGCAAAAAATACCTTTTGCGTTTTACATTTGTTTAAGATTTTGGCTGCAGAAAAATGGTTTGAAATACCCtaatttaattaaacttttcattttacagatttagAGTCtgattctaaggaaaaatagtttGCCAAATTTCACACAATTAATTGAGTACTGATATCTGAATCCTGTGTATACAGTGTAAGTACTTTCTGTGATGTAGTAGTCTTCTAAGGATTGTTATATTTGAGTAGGGGTTGGATCTAGAACATCTTGATttaaattatgtctttaaaataatatatttgttcattgtgtaaaatagttttaaattttatatatattatatttatatataaatgtaatatatagtttatataaatatatgaacatatttattatatttatataaatatttaaatataatttattatatattatacaaacataatataatatatactatataaaaatatataatataaatatataaaatataaaatatataaatataatatatatttttattatatattatataaaaatatattctataaatatgtttatagaatttatatattatataaattctatatataaatatatattttataaatatatttgtataatatataatctatattaggtatagaatatattttgtatataaatatattttatatattatatattttaaaagagacatatacattatataatatatttaatatattttaaaagatatatatacattttatatataaatatatataattaaaaagatgtatatatacatacttgaattttctttgaattattttcatttggtcTTTAGGCACCCAAGGATAGGAGCTTTATCCATAACACTTGGAACTTTCTTCATGATCCTGTTGAGTAAGCACTGTAGAGGCAGGTGAAAGAGGTTGACTGACATCCTGACTGACAGGAGAGGTTGTGCTGTCTACCTGATTaagatatttttttcattgtgggGCCCTCTGGTGAGCATCACATGGGACCTAAAATTTTCCTATGTACCAATTCATAGAGGCTCATTCACATACCTCTTCTTCAGACTTTTTTGTAATAAGTCTTCCAGTCTTATTCCTTCAGCATTCCTAATCATCCTGCAGAAACTATTAgccattatatattaatatgcatAGGTTATTAACTCAAGCAATTTCTTCTTTAGGCAAAGTAGATGTAATGGTAGGTCTTTCTactgtgaagattttctttcatttcttagtCTGACACCCTGCCCCCATTACCGCCCCCCACCCGGGTTGGGGTGTAATGCCTCAGGAATGTATTTCTGGATGTTACTGGCATTAAGTGAGAGCCATGTATAAACCAGATGTTTACCCCCTCTGATGTGAAATTCCCCAGGAGGCCATCTGTATTGTTTGATGGAGAGACAGTGATGTGGAGGAGTAGATTTTTGATAGTTTGAATAACCTATTTAAAAACTTCCTTGTGCCTTTGGGCTTGCTTTGTCTTACATGTTCTGTATATACCACCTCTGTTTAATGAAGGAGATCTCCTGGGTACATCTactttttatacattaaaaagggTGGCATGGTTCCTGAAAGATGtatgtaaatgttttctttcccatATACCCATGTGAATGGTCACAGGGCCTTTTAGGTGAATGCCAGGAAGACAGTTTTGGTATAATGCAGTATAGGATTATTTGAGAGTACCTGATTGTCTCTTGATGTAAGGAATTAATGGGGCTATAAACTGAGTAAAGTATAGGAATTGGGTGAAGGCCTGTGACTAAATAATGACAACATTTAGACTTTGGTGAGAGTTTATATTCTGGCCCTATATActcctctttcatctttttatctttttcctctgaGCTTTGGGGTATTCTGTcaaaattttcttctaatttatctttattttaggtTTCATTTTCCCATTATAGTTTTAAATCTATCATGTGTGTATAGTTCATCCTAATATTAGTTGTTATATTTTCACCTTTTGACCTTTTTGAGAACAGGACTTTGCTATTTCTTTCAGTACATCTATTTCTATGGAGTagcatttccttgtttttttttttttttaagaggatcCCTCATTTTTGAGGGGAGGGCATGCAATGTTTTTCTCTTACTTGTCCTCATAGTAATAAATTGATGCCTGTCGACTGTTAACTCAGAGTCAAGGAAGAGTTGAGCTGTATTCTGTCACAGTAGACGATGGTTCTTGCCTGAAATTGGggattatttatatttcttgcaTATTTGCCTTATTTTTAGAATCCTAAAAATCCACAGATTAGCTATGGTAGAAAATTTTGCCTTGATGCTATAGATTCCTTCCCTTTTCCACTTATTGTGGCCAGTCATGCCAGTGATAAGGTGTGGATGTACCTAACCTACTTCAGTGTCTTTCTATGCTTGGCTTCCCTTATTGGTGTCCAGGTCTCAGCTGATTTCCCTCAATCAAAGATGAATCCCGGGGTTGCATAATGATACTGATAAGAGTCCAAATATTTCGAATTCAGCATAAAGTGGGGAGTGCAAACAATGTGCCCCTTTTTGGTTCACCATCTGCCCTTTCTTCTAGCACTCACCTCTTTGAGTTATAGATTGTTGGAAAGAGTCTGCATGAAGGAAAGTGGTTGTCTCACAGGAGAAGGAGGTCCCCAATGAGGCTAATTTGGCTCCTTTCATTACACCACATCTGTCCAATATCCAGCTGGAATTTGTTAAAGTTTCTGGAAAATAAAGGTTGCTCCTCTCTGTTTTCCAGTGATGATATTCTTCCtattaaaaaaaggttttgtaatatttcaatgaaaaattttaaaagtatagaaaagaGTGAATGTTAGACTTTGTTTATTTCACCAGCATCTTATTCAGTGTGTATAATTTTTATCAACATGtttaaatttgataaaatacaggcatataattatttttagttttatgtttatatgCCAAACATAAGGCTAATTGCAGTTAACTTTGATAGCTAATGagtaattattatttgctttttagaaaATGGATTCTACATCTCTCTTACCAACATTTTTAGATGTGGATCTGACAATATCACATATTAAATGTCTTCCCAAGGATATTCTGGTGAAATTTCAAGgcataaataataatgaatgcGAGTTTGACTACCACATATTGCAGAGAGAAATACAACATACtccaaaagtgaaaaataatgtgGAAATTGATGAATTTTGTTtggtggaagaaagagtatctgGAGAATGGCAGAGAGGAAGAGTCgtgggaaagaaaaatgaactctaTACAGTGCTCCTCATAGATCGTGGAGAAGAACTAAGAGTTGCTGGTCCACAGATTGCTTCAGCCTGTGGCAATTTGTTTGAGCTACCGCCACGGGTAGTATTTGGCATTTTTGCGAATATACTACCAGTTGGGGAAAAATGGTCCCCTAAAGCTTTGAATTATTTCAAGTCATTAGTAGGAATACAAGTGAAAGGTTATGTGCAAGCTATTTTACCTCtgcaaatgtttctttttgaagTGCCAAAAATTATATCTCAGGCTCTCGAGTTACAATTAGGAAGACTTGTTGATGGAGATTCATTTCGTCTTATTGTGGAAATGTTAGAAGAATTCCCTCAACAAATGCCAGATTTATCGCAACATAAAAGACCTGAATTGTCATTAGGTGATAAAGACACTTCACTTGATATTCAACATGTTCTGGATAAGTTGCAGCCATCTTTGTCAGTAGGAAGTACTGAAAGTGTAAAGGTATCATCTGCATTGAGCCCAAGTAAATTTTATTGTCAGTTAATTAAATGGACTCCAGAACTAGAAAACTTGACAGCACATATGACTTTACATTATGATACGATCTGTCAAGAAACTAGTCCCACATGTGATAATTTTGGACTACTTTGTGTTGCCAGAAGGCGAAATGGACAGTGGCATAGAGGAATTCTTCAGCAGCTCTTGCCCCCAAATCAAGTAAAAATTTGGTTTATGGATTATGGCAGTAGCGAGGCTATACCCTCAATTTATGTAAAGAAACTtaaacaagattttattttagtaccattattttcatttccatgttcTCTGACATGTTTGCACAGTGAAGGTAGAGATGCAAGAACATTTCAACTGAGTATATTTAAACAGGCCTTATTAGGACAAGTGGTATATGCACACATTGATTGGTTCAATAAGGATGAGCATTTGTATTATGTGACATTACAAACTCAAGAGTCTACAGTTAATTCTAAGTGTCTACTGAAGACTGTAGGCACACAAGTACTTTGTCCGATGTCTGATTCAAAAATATCCAATATCTTGAGTGAGACAAATGTGTCTGATGTAAACAGCTTTGCAGTTGAGAGTTTTATGGGAAATATTGAATGGTCAATAGACTCTCTAAataaaaaaggcattttaaaagtaGGTTTTCCCATTGAAACAGTAGAAATGGAGATAGAGGCTGCCTACATAGCTTTTATAGCATATGTATTAAACCCATCAAATTTCTGGGTACGCACTAATGACCATCAGAATGAATttcaagaaataatgaaaaatataaacaaattttatgATTTGTGTGAAAACGATGAAATGATTCTAAGAAAACCTGAACCTGGATTATTTTGTTGTGCTAGATATAGCAAGGACAGACGTTTTTACAGAGCTGTCATCACTGAAATTAATGGTTATAagattaatgtttattttttggattATGGTAATACTGATTCCATACCATTTTTTGATGTAAAAATTTTGCTTCCAGAATTTTGTGAGTTACCTGCCTTAGCAATGTGCTGTTCACTTGCACATATATTTCCTGTTGAAGATTTATGGACTAAGGCTgcaattgattattttaaaaaattagttttgaaCAAAGCAATTTTGCTTCAGGTTATAGCAAAAAAAGATGACAAATACACCGTAAATATTCAAAGTGTTGAAGCCTCAGAAAATATTGATGTTATCTCTCTTATGTTACAAGCTGGATATGCAGAATATTATCAAGTAgaactaaaatattttccaaaatctgCAAGTGAATATTCAATGTTAAAttcaaaatctaaaaacaaagttaatattaaaaaagtCATATCTGCCCTTCTTGAAGGACCTAAATCTAAAAAGTACCTTTCAAATAACCTAGTAGAAAATAACTTGTCTTTGCCAAAGTCCCCAGCTGTTAATgtctcagatttaaaaaatcctttcacCTTGTCTGTGGGACCTGAGTCATCCTGGTCTTATAAAGAATATAGTTTTAAACCAGGAACAGTTCTTGAAGTTAAATGTTCCTATTATTATGGCCCAGGTGACTTTTCATGCCAACTCCAATGTAAGTTAGAAGACCTAAAATTACTAATGGAGCAAATTCAGAATTACTATAGTATTCATTCTGATCCTTACGAGATTGGGCAGACTGCTTGTGTTGCTAAGTTTTCTGGGAAGTGGTATAGAGCTGCTGTTTTGACACAAGTATCAAAAGAAGTTGACATAGTATTTGTTGACTATGGTTACCAAAAAAGGGTTTTAATTAAAGATCTTTGTGCAATTAACCCACGTTTTCTCTTGCTAGAAAGCCAAGCCTTCAGATGTTGTCTTAACCATTTTATTGATCCTGTTAGTTGTAAATTATTCAGTTGGACAAGAAAAGCATTCAGAGACTTGCGGAATTTTATCTCTTCATCTAGAGGGTTATTGACTTGTATCATCTATGCCTTAGTTATTATACATCCCAACCATTTATATAACTTAGTGGATTTACAGTCCTCATTGACTAGTGCAAAAGAATTTCTTATGAATCGTGGCTCTGCTCAGTATATCACATTATCAGAGACATTCCCATCTTTAGTTAGTCTTTACAGTTACTGTTATTCTtcctttaatataaaaattggaaGTGAAGAAGAagtatatatatctcacatatataGTCCCAAAAAGTTTTATTGCCAGCTTggcagaaataataaagatctagagatgatagaaacaaaaatcacagAGAGCAGTAACCTCAAAAATTGTCCAAAATATGATTCTAATAAAATGAGAGTGTGCATATCTAAGTATGTAGAAGATGGTCTCTCATATAGAGCTTTAGCAGTACCAACAGATTCATCATCTGAATTTCAAGTCTATTTTGTAGACTTTGGAAATAAGCAATTAGTAGGAGAAAATATGTTGAGGGCCATTTCAGCTCAGTTTCCAGAGTTGTTGTTTACACCTATGCAAGCTGTTAAGTGTTTTTTGTCAGATCTTAGAGATGTAGATATTCCAGCAGAAATCAGTAGTTGGTTTAAAGACAATTTCTTGGGAAAACCATTAAAGGCGATAATATTGTCACAGGAGTCAGATGGACAGCTTGGTATAGAATTGTATGATGGATCTcaatatat
It encodes:
- the TDRD15 gene encoding tudor domain-containing protein 15; translation: MDSTSLLPTFLDVDLTISHIKCLPKDILVKFQGINNNECEFDYHILQREIQHTPKVKNNVEIDEFCLVEERVSGEWQRGRVVGKKNELYTVLLIDRGEELRVAGPQIASACGNLFELPPRVVFGIFANILPVGEKWSPKALNYFKSLVGIQVKGYVQAILPLQMFLFEVPKIISQALELQLGRLVDGDSFRLIVEMLEEFPQQMPDLSQHKRPELSLGDKDTSLDIQHVLDKLQPSLSVGSTESVKVSSALSPSKFYCQLIKWTPELENLTAHMTLHYDTICQETSPTCDNFGLLCVARRRNGQWHRGILQQLLPPNQVKIWFMDYGSSEAIPSIYVKKLKQDFILVPLFSFPCSLTCLHSEGRDARTFQLSIFKQALLGQVVYAHIDWFNKDEHLYYVTLQTQESTVNSKCLLKTVGTQVLCPMSDSKISNILSETNVSDVNSFAVESFMGNIEWSIDSLNKKGILKVGFPIETVEMEIEAAYIAFIAYVLNPSNFWVRTNDHQNEFQEIMKNINKFYDLCENDEMILRKPEPGLFCCARYSKDRRFYRAVITEINGYKINVYFLDYGNTDSIPFFDVKILLPEFCELPALAMCCSLAHIFPVEDLWTKAAIDYFKKLVLNKAILLQVIAKKDDKYTVNIQSVEASENIDVISLMLQAGYAEYYQVELKYFPKSASEYSMLNSKSKNKVNIKKVISALLEGPKSKKYLSNNLVENNLSLPKSPAVNVSDLKNPFTLSVGPESSWSYKEYSFKPGTVLEVKCSYYYGPGDFSCQLQCKLEDLKLLMEQIQNYYSIHSDPYEIGQTACVAKFSGKWYRAAVLTQVSKEVDIVFVDYGYQKRVLIKDLCAINPRFLLLESQAFRCCLNHFIDPVSCKLFSWTRKAFRDLRNFISSSRGLLTCIIYALVIIHPNHLYNLVDLQSSLTSAKEFLMNRGSAQYITLSETFPSLVSLYSYCYSSFNIKIGSEEEVYISHIYSPKKFYCQLGRNNKDLEMIETKITESSNLKNCPKYDSNKMRVCISKYVEDGLSYRALAVPTDSSSEFQVYFVDFGNKQLVGENMLRAISAQFPELLFTPMQAVKCFLSDLRDVDIPAEISSWFKDNFLGKPLKAIILSQESDGQLGIELYDGSQYINEKIKVLLHAYGKRHCDQACCMEKSNKINENKRLTTSLKGRTGNNYRHNVINKTSPVTYSERKMDQLMHPKSIYARFLKPSVCYKMEPVSKNKMKNSLNDGLKGIKIAPGAAHILENRGVRQKPLKVVSQSFIRALNQTSSQNPYDLIRPRIKDLPQPQIYLNAKVKGYVSNISNPASFHIQLAENESIIIRLADALNTTARRLKEKKSVTLLVGDLVVAEYSGDNAIYRAVIKKILPGNSFEVEFIDYGNSAIVNTCKIYELQREFLTVPQLGIHSFLSGVKWNEPDEIWDDKTVDYFTSKVHNKTVYCEFLKKHDQKWEVNLICDERCVINELLKWKACSKLQKSALQMPQVLAQKVSPGDNNEMKKGKSNESEGSMNSNQQLFKIPFEEFKPGQLEKAEMLNVSKSGRFYVKLSKNEKILSDLIVLITKEEKNSPFLSMESIEKGLECLAKSKNTLKWHRSKVEEKYVDDKVLVFLVDCGIYEIVPVCNTKLLSNEIRNIPRQAVPCKWIWFENSKNMSFEGLFAHLEINILFLKYLDAVWEVEILVDDLLLLEYLNLNTVHVEENKLRPAEIVYNFESKTPVSSCTIKSFTWVQFQNDRQYSGIATAVSDPSDFSIQLEDFFDIMKYLFMLLSDLPETLQTLPQEFIIPGSSCLFKYKSEDQWNRVEISEVLPHSLCLVLIDYGFSFYIHYSEIINLKVVPEELLNLPRLSYPCILYGILPAKGKHWSEEAKSFFRDFLSKPDLVFQFREYNSETKLKVDVIHEKKNLADILVASGLATYSKDSAHLDAITATDSTKNPV